In Leishmania donovani BPK282A1 complete genome, chromosome 35, the following are encoded in one genomic region:
- a CDS encoding mismatch repair protein PMS1, putative: protein MITRLDGASARKLAAGQVITDLTSVVKELSENALDAKATTVTIRLINYGLDEIVVDDDGTGISMGQLVNTAANELLDGASTPLLSSRATTKQRRHDRDGCTHATAKDEADEGQTSQAESACVAEDEGDSSDPSLGFRGEALHSLAHVSDVTVETRSADTGALTVRISYDHTSHTSRLEAVRLRDVCGTTVTARHLFKHLPVRHREYVKNCRKQLSKVASTMKQYAVSHPHIRLLMQHQETPNSAVVTLVSLTGSGDATRSVTEAYGGLCTSHMQRVHWSLSFGTFAGLVSKVSGGGRLSGDHQVFALDGRLVDLPRLGKALNDAFIQCLPNASQRLHVAFFLQVKTNASLQYDVNLTPNKRKVLLAQEERLADELYQCALQEFGSALQEVDLDRGQRIAQTRAADVRATELTKLTRTLVSATSLTQFTFKRAKMEETDTGGRVAAGALDAHSGESYLSSTAGSSSVIDLPKLGSLLYGNGAADDDGSGTDRDGERAESTPLLLPSSLSSISGGGEDDEDSKERSRSAVEDKSEGSDPPALKSSADVDDHEDCCCGWHLADNAKCMRSESVAVEVTRLSDEGSQRRGGGSCYQCAYPDLSELVQEPFSADPADAVALSASAKMRSRSSSRTLGAQTADDLNHYFTKNSFKEMRVIGQFNHGFIIAVLPNGDVFVVDQHASDEKYNYERLVRAYEATPQPLVMPVSVAMSAHEVDLAVEHKLTLQQHGFKVSRGSDDTKLLVYSLPVLPYDVVSASDVMELVQQLVQYGTITKPLRAVWHSMATKACRSSIMIGTPLTVKRMKLILERLSQLDQPWNCPHGRPTLRLLCSIADLQRGGALLR from the coding sequence ATGATTACCCGTCTGGATggtgcgagcgcgcgcaAGCTTGCTGCGGGACAAGTAATTACGGACCTCACGAGCGTTGTGAAGGAACTCTCCGAAAACGCGTTGGATGCGAAGGCCACGACGGTGACTATTCGACTCATCAACTACGGTCTCGATGAGATTGTCGTTGATGATGACGGCACGGGAATATCCATGGGTCAGCTAGTGAACACCGCGGCCAATGAGCTGCTGGACGGTGCGAGCACGCCTCTGCTATCGAGCCGCGCCACTAcgaagcagcgacggcacgaTCGCGACGGTTGCACTCATGCGACTGCAAAGGACGAAGCCGACGAGGGTCAGACGAGCCAGGCCgagagcgcgtgtgtggcagAGGATGAGGGCGACAGCTCTGATCCGTCACTTGGTTTCCGCGGGGAAGCGCTCCACTCTTTGGCCCACGTGAGTGATGTAACGGTAGagacgcgcagcgccgacacTGGTGCCTTGACGGTGCGTATCTCGTATGATCATACATCGCACACGTCTCgcctggaggcggtgcgacTGCGCGATGTGtgcggcaccaccgtcaccgcgCGGCATCTCTTCAAGCACCTTCCTGTGCGGCACCGCGAGTACGTGAAGAACTGCCGCAAGCAGCTCAGCAAGGTGGCCAGCACGATGAAGCAGTACGCCGTGTCGCACCCGCACATACGTCTTCTGATGCAGCACCAGGAGACCCCCAACTCAGCCGTCGTCACGCTCGTTTCGCTCACCGGCTCTGGCGATGCAACGCGCAGTGTGACGGAGGCGTACGGCGGCCTTTGCACCTCGCACATGCAGCGTGTGCACTGGAGCTTGTCGTTCGGCACCTTCGCCGGACTCGTGTCGAAGGtaagcggcggcgggcgacTAAGCGGCGACCATCAGGTGTTTGCCCTTGACGGGCGGCTCGTCGACCTGCCGCGTTTGGGCAAGGCGCTCAACGACGCCTTCATCCAATGCCTCCCGAACGCCTCCCAGCGGCTGCACGTTGCCTTCTTCCTCCAGGTAAAGACGAACGCTTCACTTCAGTACGACGTAAACCTTACCCCCAACAAGCGCAAGGTGTTGCTTGCGCAAGAGGAGCGCTTGGCGGACGAGTTGTACCAGTGCGCGCTGCAAGAGTTTGGCTCGGCCTTGCAGGAGGTCGACCTGGATCGTGGCCAACGTATCGCGCAGACCCGCGCCGCTGATGTGCGTGCCACGGAGCTGACGAAGCTGACGCGAACACTGGTTTCAGCCACGTCGCTCACGCAGTTCACGTTCAAGCGAGCGAAGATGGAGGAAACGGATACGGGCggccgcgttgccgctggcgccctGGACGCCCACAGTGGAGAGTCGTACCTCAGCTCCACGGCtggctcctcctcggtgaTCGACCTCCCAAAGCTTGGCAGCCTCCTGTACGGCAATGGCGCAGCCGACGATGACGGCTCCGGCACGGACAGGGATGGCGAGAGGGCTGAATCCACTCCACTCTTGCTGCCCTCCTCGCTATCCAGCAttagcggtggcggcgaggacgacgaggacagCAAGGAACGCTCCCGCAGCGCTGTCGAAGACAAGAGCGAAGGCAGCGACCCACCCGCCCTCAAGTCATCCGCAGATGTTGATGACCATGAAGACTGCTGTTGCGGTTGGCACTTGGCTGACAACGCGAAATGCATGCGCTCGGAATCAGTTGCAGTCGAGGTTACGCGGCTCTCTGACGAGGGCAGTCagcggcggggcgggggcagcTGCTATCAGTGCGCGTACCCGGATCTCAGCGAGCTCGTGCAGGAGCCCTTCTCCGCGGACCCAGCCGATGCGGTGGCGTTGTCGGCGTCAGCAAAAATGCGCAGCCGGTCCTCTTCTCGCACCCTCGGTGCCCAGACGGCCGACGACCTGAACCACTACTTCACCAAGAATTCCTTCAAGGAGATGCGGGTGATTGGGCAGTTTAACCACGGCTTCATCATTGCCGTGCTCCCCAACGGTGACGTGTTCGTCGTCGATCAGCACGCATCAGATGAGAAGTATAACTACGAGCGacttgtgcgcgcgtacgaGGCAACGCCACAGCCCTTGGTGATGCCGGTGTCCGTGGCCATGAGTGCTCACGAGGTGGACCTCGCCGTGGAGCACAAGCTGACTCTTCAGCAGCACGGCTTCAAGGTAAGCCGAGGAAGCGACGATACGAAGCTGCTGGTGTATTCGCTGCCGGTGTTGCCGTACGACGTGGTGAGCGCGTCGGATGTGAtggagctggtgcagcaaCTCGTACAATACGGCACCATCACGAAGCCGCTGCGTGCGGTGTGGCACTCCATGGCCACGAaggcgtgccgcagcagcatcatgATTGGCACCCCGCTCACGGTGAAGCGCATGAAGCTCATCCTCGAGCGACTAAGCCAGCTGGATCAGCCGTGGAACTGCCCGCATGGTCGACCAACGCTGCGGCTGCTATGCAGCATAGCAGATCTTCAGagaggtggtgcgctgctACGATGA
- a CDS encoding RNA 3'-terminal phosphate cyclase, putative gives MLHFEGSSLLRHHIVCSILSKRPVRITNIHDDEDPMGIQAHEANFLKFIDRVTSGSSLQCTDHNTTLQFTPGMILGGSFSHEVPSQRCVTYVIEAALLLLPFAKFDSRITFVGATQGELDLCVDTVRTVTMRWVQLFGVQSSLRIIRRGAAPGGGGAVELDIKAIRRLTSATTKERGRVRRIRGIAFASRTAADLPQRTATAAKGELLKLLPDVYVVTDVDNSKANRNDRVSGYGVVLVAETTSKLCVISQESVAMPQESPEDVGKRAAQLLFDQIYEGGCVDAHHQMLVLLLMALSPDEISTVRFGQLSASGVSALMLMDSYFGVSCAVKPDASFAGPNLPTTTLVTCLGSNAVNVWKKSS, from the coding sequence ATGCTGCACTTCGAAGGCAGCAGCTTGCTTCGGCACCACATCGTGTGTAGCATTCTCTCAAAGCGCCCGGTGCGCATCACCAACATCCACGATGACGAGGACCCGATGGGCATTCAGGCGCACGAAGCAAACTTCCTCAAGTTTATCGACCGCGTCACGAGCGGCTCCTCCCTGCAGTGCACCGACCACAATACCACGTTGCAGTTCACGCCCGGCATGATCTTGGGCGGGTCCTTTTCGCACGAGGTGCcctcgcagcgctgcgtcacGTACGTTatcgaggcggcgctgctgctgcttcctttTGCAAAGTTCGACTCGCGCATCACCTTTGTGGGCGCCACCCAAGGCGAGCTGGACCTCTGCGTGGACACAGTGCGCACAGTCACCATGCGGTGGGTGCAGCTGTTTGGGGTGCAGAGCAGTCTGCGGAtcatccgccgcggcgccgcccctggtggcggtggtgcggtaGAGCTAGACATCAAGGCCATCCGACGCCTCACTAGCGCTACGACGAAGGAGCGCGGGCGGGTGCGGCGCATCCGCGGCATTGCCTTCGCCTCTCGGACCGCGGCCGACCTGCCGCAGCGAACCGCTACTGCCGCCAAAGGAGAACTGCTTAAGTTGCTGCCCGATGTGTACGTGGTGACCGATGTTGACAACAGCAAGGCCAACCGGAACGACCGCGTGAGCGGCTACGGCGTTGTACTGGTCGCCGAAACAACAAGCAAGCTGTGCGTCATCTCCCAGGAGTCGGTTGCCATGCCGCAGGAATCACCCGAGGACGTCGGCAAGCGTGCAGCACAGCTGTTGTTCGACCAGATTTACGAGGGTGGCTGCGTCGATGCGCACCATCAgatgctggtgctgctgctgatggcgctCAGCCCGGACGAGATCTCGACCGTGCGCTTCGGCCAACTGAGCGCGAGCGGTGTGTCAGCGCTGATGCTGATGGACTCGTACTTTGGAGTGTCGTGCGCCGTCAAGCCAGACGCGTCCTTCGCGGGGCCGAATCTGCCCACCACAACGCTAGTGACCTGCCTCGGCAGCAATGCCGTGAATGTTTGGAAGAAGTCAAGCTGA
- a CDS encoding casein kinase II, putative → MSSRSSPKSPASDGAHRYAHVNVNKPSSYWDYDSLRVQWNSPDRYEVVQKIGRGKYSDVFLGVDTKVPRQVVIKVLKPVKKKKILRELMVLQTLKGGPNIVDLFDVVREPNSKTPSFVFEYVKSCDFRTVFPTFTDLEVRSYIFQVLMALEYAHSHGIMHRDVKPNNVCLDYKTGKLKLIDWGLAEFYHPATSYNARVASRYFKGPELLVELPMYDYRLDMWSLGCMLAAMIFIREPFFRGKDNTDQLVRIVKVLGTDDLQVYLKKHNASLPPVLEATLGYHAKKPWRSFVNGQNEHLCPPEALAFLDKLLQYDHMKRIQAAEAMMDPYFDPVRPKDFTLDGITVAAENGGGGASVCNEENVHEKRVPRIES, encoded by the coding sequence ATGTCTTCGAGATCGTCACCAAAATCGCCAGCTTCCGATGGCGCGCACCGCTACGCCCACGTCAACGTCAACAAGCCCTCCTCCTACTGGGACTACGactctctgcgcgtgcagtGGAATAGCCCTGACCGGTACGAAGTGGTGCAGAAGATCGGCCGTGGCAAGTATAGCGACGTCTTCCTCGGCGTGGACACCAAGGTGCCGCGTCAGGTTGTGATCAAGGTGCTGAAGCCAGTCAAGAAAAAGAAGATTCTGCGTGAGTTGATGGTGCTGCAGACGCTCAAAGGCGGTCCGAATATTGTGGACCTCTTCGATGTCGTGCGGGAGCCCAATAGCAAAACACCCTCCTTCGTCTTCGAGTACGTGAAGTCATGTGACTTCCGAACCGTCTTCCCCACCTTCACCGATTTAGAGGTGCGCAGCTACATTTTCCAGGTTCTCATGGCCCTCGAATACGCCCACTCGCATGGCATCATGCATCGAGACGTGAAACCGAACAACGTGTGCCTGGACTATAAAACAGGTAAGCTGAAGCTGATTGACTGGGGTCTGGCTGAATTCTACCATCCTGCCACGTCCTATAACGCTCGCGTCGCGTCGCGCTACTTCAAGGGGCCGGAGCTGCTCGTAGAATTGCCCATGTACGACTATCGGCTGGACATGTGGTCGCTGGGATGCATGTTAGCAGCCATGATCTTCATTCGTGAGCCATTCTTCCGCGGAAAGGACAATACGGATCAGCTGGTGCGCATTGTGAAGGTGCTCGGCACGGACGACCTGCAAGTGTACCTTAAGAAGCACAACGCGAGTTTGCCGCCCGTGCTAGAGGCGACGCTAGGCTACCACGCGAAGAAGCCATGGAGGAGTTTTGTGAATGGGCAAAACGAGCACCTGTGCCCGCCCGAGGCACTCGCGTTTTTAGATAAGCTGCTCCAGTATGATCACATGAAGCGGATCcaagcggcagaggcgatgATGGACCCATACTTTGACCCGGTCAGACCCAAGGATTTTACGCTAGACGGAATcaccgtggcggcggagaacggaggcggcggtgcgagTGTATGCAACGAAGAGAACGTACACGAAAAGAGAGTGCCAAGAATAGAGTCTTGA
- a CDS encoding ubiquitin hydrolase, putative has product MLAVLDVAKHVFWNDTAFNRKLLPSEAALEKCSYTIADLTTMTGKERISVFQQCGIDPSLFPLFLRSLQHITALHGAGKIDGNYMIHRHLSARQWSPFYANTPLLGYASVNSLSYREQCSSAAKETKREDVADLERGRTCHSHYNGLLNQGATCYLNSLLQALFHITAFRAIIYQMPTKDEAEQHADLESTVPRSIPYALQRLFCHLQMSTRAVGTCELTESFGWGASDSFIQHDVHELTRVLLDNLEEKLNAQQAETGNPKPKENAIHRLFTGSLESYVKVEEANYYGSREEPFYDLQLVVKNKKNIYSSFDAFFQVEVLDGKNKYCLECNGKKSYHRAEKGVRFKTIPPILLLHLARFDYDIQQGETKVLTRWDYYNTLDLSRYMPESPSTDTHYTLCSVLVHSGSNTGFGHYFCFLLCSGAWYKFNDEAVTPAKLKEVFGDNFGGFKLNYWGSEIPNTANAYMLVYIRTSQLSSILCPIGSDDVPQHVVQQLERERVEHERRVKEQAEDYLYGRVHFILPNEITDQEEYLTSRRPAAQKFSSHKTLRIPLDDEALPAFEEFVKRQLGVDAEQQLLWFASSRTGGSEIRLSQQFRANMKVRQLLQNAKECCVLVTTPATATVIELDQGCVSREYQVFHHKLYDPLQLKVLFLGCTVLHRDPNGDAKQALESMELHVRSLIADLPDLTKQLHGHHLKKPPKAKQALPSKPRSATSLETYRSNQDLSSRDEAEMTEVRRGMPQEALGVVRETEAREFLPCSELYSGDILIWKLDTPNEDPANIFYPDIQSYQHFLLHRIPVELKLNRYPDYPLLIATELAEDMTYEQLQRYVARLIGDMENYDRVRFTRHNPETELPYFMKGKKHDRATLARLLMPASSRVPALSKYLYYEYCKYTVTEIENAHSLQFKLYGDNVKVVSTHWILLPHDLPITADLLFPACVREIQKDYAAGACPAVAALLKEDPENTSNNSTITFVKRLMQMDCKSAHEWLRLVDVWRGRVYNILDKNHTLVFEHNTFEESAEYRIEHIPAPIPGVPSSDQAVFQVHHFTMVRQRRDAIETHSEPFSMYVNFYETSNQLLRRIAAKLEMIYAAVQDWKVCLVKESRVEVIAPDALMGSHITNFCLPECYQPNQIEPSKAAFIGLEHAPLSKRTGKREDKVLILN; this is encoded by the coding sequence ATGCTTGCAGTTTTAGACGTGGCAAAGCACGTTTTTTGGAATGACACCGCCTTCAATAGAAAGCTGCTTCCCTCGGAGGCAGCACTGGAAAAGTGCAGTTACACGATTGCTGATCTTACGACCATGACAGGGAAGGAGCGGATCTCTGTCTTCCAGCAGTGCGGGATTGATCcatccctctttcctctttttttgaGGTCACTTCAACACATCACTGCGCTTCACGGTGCGGGTAAAATTGACGGTAATTACATGATTCATCGGCATCTGAGCGCACGCCAGTGGAGTCCGTTCTACGCCAACACTCCTCTTCTCGGCTATGCGAGCGTGAATAGCTTATCGTACAGAGAGCAGTGTTCGTCTGCGGCAAAGGAGACAAAGAGGGAGGATGTAGCTGACCTGGAAAGAGGTCGGACCTGCCACTCCCACTACAACGGTTTGCTCAATCAGGGCGCGACCTGCTACCTCAACTCGCTCCTCCAGGCTCTTTTCCACATCACAGCGTTTAGGGCTATTATCTATCAGATGCCGACAAAagacgaggcggagcagcatGCTGACCTGGAGTCGACAGTGCCCAGGAGCATTCCGTATGCCCTGCAGCGACTCTTTTGCCACCTGCAGATGTCGACGCGCGCTGTCGGCACATGCGAGCTCACTGAATCATTCGGATGGGGCGCATCCGATAGCTTTATCCAGCACGACGTGCATGAGCTGACGCGCGTTCTTCTAGACAATTTGGAGGAGAAGCTTAATGCTCAACAAGCAGAAACCGGGAATCCGAAGCCGAAGGAGAATGCGATTCATCGTCTCTTCACGGGCTCCTTGGAAAGCTACGTGAAGGTGGAAGAGGCGAACTACTACGGCTCCCGTGAAGAACCGTTTTATGACCTCCAACTCGTTGTGAAGAACAAGAAGAACATATACTCGAGCTTCGACGCCTTTTTCCAGGTCGAGGTGCTGGACGGAAAAAACAAGTACTGCCTGGAATGCAATGGGAAAAAGTCGTATCATCGTGCAGAGAAAGGCGTCCGGTTCAAGACGATCCCTCCCATCCTTCTTCTGCACCTTGCACGCTTTGACTACGATATTCAGCAGGGCGAGACAAAGGTCTTGACGCGCTGGGACTACTACAACACTCTGGATCTGTCGCGTTACATGCCAGAGTCTCCGTCGACGGACACGCATTACACCCTGTGCAGCGTGCTGGTACACTCCGGGTCAAACACCGGCTTTGGCCACTACTTTTGCTTCCTTCTGTGCTCTGGCGCGTGGTACAAGTTCAACGATGAAGCCGTTACCCCGGCAAAACTGAAGGAAGTGTTTGGTGACAACTTTGGTGGCTTCAAGCTTAACTACTGGGGTTCTGAGATTCCAAACACCGCCAACGCGTACATGCTTGTGTACATCCGCACGAGCCAGCTGAGCTCCATTCTATGCCCGATCGGCAGCGATGACGTCCCACAACacgtcgtgcagcagctggaaAGAGAGCGTGTTGAGCACGAGCGTCGCGTCAAGGAGCAGGCGGAAGACTACCTCTACGGGCGGGTGCATTTTATTCTGCCGAACGAAATCACCGATCAGGAAGAGTACCTTACGTCGCGTCGACCGGCAGCGCAGAAGTTCTCCTCTCATAAGACTCTGCGCATTCCGCTCGACGACGAAGCGTTGCCGGCTTTTGAGGAGTTTGTGAAGCGGCAGCTGGGTGTcgacgccgagcagcagctgctaTGGTTTGCCTCATCGCGCACTGGCGGGTCAGAGATTCGACTTTCTCAGCAGTTCAGGGCGAACATGAAGGTGCGACAGCTCTTGCAAAACGCAAAGGAGTGCTGCGTACTCGTCACAACTCCAGCAACCGCCACAGTAATTGAACTCGACCAGGGCTGCGTGTCCCGCGAGTACCAGGTGTTTCACCACAAGCTATACGACCCTCTGCAGCTCAAAGTCCTTTTTCTAGGGTGCACCGTCCTACACCGTGATCCGAACGGGGACGCAAAGCAGGCTCTCGAAAGCATGGAGCTACATGTGCGCTCCCTCATCGCCGATCTGCCAGACCTGACAAAGCAGCTGCATGGCCATCATCTGAAGAAGCCGCCGAAAGCGAAGCAGGCACTGCCGTCGAAGCCACGGAGCGCCACCTCACTTGAGACCTACAGGTCGAACCAGGACCTCTCCTCGAGGGATGAAGCGGAGATGACCGAAGTGAGGCGCGGTATGCCGCAAGAGGCGTTGGGAGTGGTGCGCGAAACTGAGGCGCGCGAGTTTTTGCCGTGCAGCGAGCTTTACTCGGGTGACATTCTGATCTGGAAACTCGACACACCGAACGAGGACCCAGCGAACATTTTCTACCCCGACATCCAGAGCTACCAGCACTTTCTCCTGCATCGTATCCCAGTGGAGCTGAAACTGAACCGCTACCCGGATTATCCCCTGCTGATCGCGACCGAGCTTGCAGAGGACATGACGTacgagcagcttcagcggTACGTCGCACGGCTCATTGGCGACATGGAGAACTACGACCGCGTTCGCTTCACTCGCCACAACCCGGAAACGGAGCTGCCGTACTTCATGAAGGGCAAGAAACACGATCGTGCAACTTTAGCGAGATTGTTGATGCCTGCCAGTTCGCGGGTTCCCGCTCTGTCCAAGTACCTCTATTACGAGTACTGCAAGTACACCGTCACCGAAATTGAGAATGCGCACTCGCTGCAGTTCAAGCTGTACGGCGACAATGTCAAAGTGGTGTCGACGCACTGGATTCTGCTGCCGCATGATCTTCCTATCACGGCGGACCTGCTCTTTcctgcctgcgtgcgcgagaTTCAAAAAGACTACGCAGCCGGTGCCTGcccagcggtggcggcgctgctcaaaGAGGACCCAGAAAACACATCCAACAACTCCACAATCACCTTTGTGAAGAGGCTCATGCAGATGGATTGCAAGAGCGCGCACGAGTGGCTGCGTCTGGTCGACGTGTGGCGCGGTCGTGTGTACAACATACTGGACAAGAACCACACGCTTGTCTTCGAACACAACACTTTCGAAGAAAGCGCGGAGTATCGTATCGAGCACATTCCTGCACCCATCCCAGGCGTTCCCTCTTCAGACCAGGCGGTGTTTCAGGTGCATCACTTCACCAtggtgcgccagcgtcgcgaCGCTATCGAGACACACAGCGAGCCCTTCAGCATGTACGTCAACTTCTACGAAACGTCGAATCAGCTGTtacgccgcatcgccgcgaaGCTGGAGATGATCTACGCTGCCGTGCAGGATTGGAAGGTGTGTCTAGTGAAGGAAAGTCGGGTAGAGGTGATTGCACCGGATGCCCTGATGGGTTCCCACATTACCAACTTCTGTCTTCCAGAGTGCTACCAGCCGAACCAGATCGAGCCTTCGAAAGCGGCTTTCATTGGACTGGAGCACGCCCCGCTCTCAAAGCGAACGGGCAAGCGTGAGGACAAGGTGCTGATCCTCAACTGA
- a CDS encoding dynein-associated roadblock protein-like protein encodes MNLFSNCRVTAHRSSLHSTRKAMSEIAEMFQRISQRPNVTGIIVVDNEGTPIRSTIEDTTVQNQYAHLITSLAAKARHCVRDLDPTNDLCFLRIRSKKNEIMVAPDKDFILIVIQNIVE; translated from the coding sequence ATGAATCTTTTCAGCAACTGTAGAGTTACGGCCCACCGCTCCTCACTTCACAGCACGCGCAAAGCCATGTCGGAGATTGCGGAAATGTTTCAGCGCATCAGTCAGCGCCCCAACGTGACTGGCATCATCGTAGTGGACAATGAAGGCACTCCCATACGAAGCACTATTGAGGACACGACAGTGCAGAACCAGTATGCGCACTTGATCACGTCACTTGCTGCTAAAGCACGCCATTGCGTTCGTGACTTAGACCCAACGAACGATCTGTGCTTTCTTCGAATCCGCTCGAAAAAGAATGAGATCATGGTTGCACCAGACAAGGACTTCATTCTGATTGTTATTCAAAACATTGTCGAGTAG